In Asticcacaulis sp. SL142, the sequence TCGTCGTGGCCCAGATCGACCATGTAGATTTTGTCGCCTTCGGGTGACCATTGCACCCAGTGGGCATGTCCCATCTTTGTGGCGTCCGTCCCCTTAAGCACGTCCGGGTCGCTCTGAATGGCGCCGCTTGCCGCATCAATCTTAAAGACCGACACGATATCGCCGTGATAATTGGCCACCGCCAACCGGGATTTGTCAGGGCTGAGCGCCAGATAGCAGGGCGAGCCCGCCAGAGATGACACATAGCCCAGCGGCATCAGGGTCATATGATCTTCGGACAGTTTAAAAGCCCCGACCTGACCGGTATCGGCCTCACCCGTCACATAGAGGCGGCCATTGTCAGCATCGTAAAGCGCAAAGGACGCATTTTCTATCGATTCAAATGACTTGATGATGGTGAACTCATCGCGGTCTGCGTCAAACGTCAACAGCTTCATGCCTTTGAAGGCGCCGTCGCTATAGGCACCGGTCAGAAGCTGTGTTTCGGCCTGAGCGCCGATGGCTGTAAGGCTAATGACGGCGCAGGCTATAAGGGCGGACATGAAGGGGTTAGACATGGAATTCCTGGGGGTTTGCAGCATCTGTTTTTATGTTCGCGCAGCCTAGTCGCAGGTCAGGGTTTAGGGAAGGGCGTAAATTTTCAAACACAGACTTATATAGGACCAATTTGGCCGCTCCCGTAACGTAACCGCAAAAATATCCGCAGGACATTGTTTTGGCTGAAATTTGAATGCCCTTAAGACAAAAGCAACATATTAAAGGGGTTAGGCTACATTTATAGGTGAACTTAAGCGCGCCCGATACGTCGCTTAAGCGATCCGTTTTGAATTTGACGGATGCATACCAATATAATAGATATTCTATCAGACTGGCGGCACGCAAAAGACCGCCCTGAATGGCGGAGCGCGCAGAATGTCGTTTATCGAGGCGGTTGGACGTCTGCACAAAGAAGATCCGGCACCCCTTTACCTGCAACTGCAAAAAGTGCTGCGTGAAGCGATCAAAAACCGGATTATTCTGGCCGAAGATGCCATCCCGCCGGAGCGCGACCTGGCCGAAGATTTCGAGGTTTCACGCATTACGGTGCGTAAGGCGATTGATGGCCTGGTCTCTGAGGGACTGCTGACCCGCCGCCGAGGGGCGGGCACGTTTGTGGCCACCCGCGTCGATAAAAGTCTCTTCAAACTGTCGTCCTTTTCCGAAGACATGATCTCACGCGGGCGTAAGCCCCACAGCGTTTGGGTGTCTAAATCCGCAGGGGCCGTGACACCGGAAGAAGCCCTGTCTCTGGGCCTGTCACCGGGGTCTCTGGTCTATCGGTTTCACCGGATCCGCTATGCCGATGATGCGACCATGGCGCTCGAATATTCGACCATACCCGGCTATTGCCTGCCCTCGATTGAGGCGGTTCATAACTCACTGTATGAGGCACTGGAGCGGGCGGGGCATCGACCGGTTCGGGCCCTCCAGCGTCTGCGCGCCATCTCCTTTACGAGCGATCAGGCCGAAACGCTCGGTATCCGGGCCGGTGATCCGGGTCTGTTTATCGAGCGTCGTGGGTTCCTGTCCGACGGTCGTGCGGCTGAGTTCACACAGTCCTACTATCGTGGTGACGTCTACGATGTCATCGTGGAACTAAATGATATTTAAGTTTCAAATAGTTGGCATTGGTTACATGTCCAATATGAAACCAATCACAATGATCACATGGCTTGCACGATCTAAGGCCCGTGCACAAAGAACACTTAATCACTGCAAACGCCTTTATCAAAAGGGCTTTTAAGGTCTGATTTATGTGCGCCGCTTCAATTGCCAATATTTTCTGGACAAGGCAACCATTATACAATTTTACTAAATAATACCAAAGCGGCAAATAGGTTATATAGCGACCCTTATAAGAGGCATTGTGCAATCCATGGAAACCACATCAGTCCCAACCTATCTCTATATCCTGTTCTTTGCTATTATGGGCTTCAAAGCAGGCACCCGAAAGGTCGCCGGAAAATGAAGCCGATTATGTTCTATATTGGTATTGATGGTGGCGGCACCAAATGCCGGGCACGTCTGCGCGCGGAAGCACCTTCGGGCTTGACCGGTGACGGAGCGTTGCTGGGCGAAGGAGTTGGCGGATCGGCCAATATCCGGCTGGGGCTGGATCTGATCTGGACCCACATCCTTGATGCCATCGACGGGGCTTTGGCGCAGGCTCACCTGACGCGCGCGATTTTCAGTGACACCAGCCTTGGCCTGGGTCTGGCAGGGATTACCACCGCTACCGATTGTGAACGCACCATCGCGGCGGGCCCACGCTTTGCCTTTGCGAATGCCGCCACCGATGCCCATGCCGCCTGTCTTGGGGCGTTTTCAGGCCGTGATGGCGCCATCATGATTACCGGCACCGGCTCGGCGGGCTACGCCTGGGTTGGCGGGCGCGGCCATGCCGTTGGCGGCTGGGGGTTTGAGGTCAATGACGATGCCTCGGCGGCGGTGCTGGGGCGCGAAGCGATCCGCGCGGCCCTGCATGGCTTTGACGGGCTGGCCCCGCACACCGCCTTTACCCGCGCGGTCATGGCCCACTTTGGCGGTCATCCGTCGGATGTCGTCAAATGGGCGACGGTTGCGCGCCCCGGCGATTACGGAACCCTGGCCCCCATGATCATGTCCCATGCGGCGGATGGCGATCTGATTGCTGTCGGCATAGTTGAGCGCGCCGCTCAGGATCTGGGGAAATATCTGGCGCGGCTTAATGAGATCGGCGCGCCGAAAATCTGTCTGGTCGGGGGTATGGCCGATGCCTTAACGCCGTGGCTGGCGCCCTGGACGCGGTCGGTGTTGGCGGTGCCGGAACATGATGCCATTGAGGGGGCCATTCTGCTGGCTCAGGGGGCTCCCAACGGCATGGATGTTGAGACGGTGATGTCATGACGGCGATCTGGCACGAAATCTGTGTCGATAGTCCCGCCGGATTCATAGCGGCGGTCGAAGGTGGCGCTGACCGGATAGAGCTGTGTCTGGGTTTAAGTGTCGGCGGTGCGGTTTATGCCGTGGACGGGCTTGAGATCGTCACGGCCATGGTTGAGCGTGCCGCCGGGCAGCGGCCTAATCTATATTCACCAAAAGTCCGGCATGGTCTGAAAACGGCTGCGGAATAATGCTAAGGTCAAGCCGCGTCTCTAAGCCCGGGGTATAGAGGCATAGATCAAGCGTGTGCTGCCACTGATGAAAGGTGAAGGTCGCCTCATCGCGCCGGTTGAGCAGTCTTAAGCGACCTCCCGCCAGCAGGCTGTCGAGTTCGCCCAGACCACCCAGCGTATTGAAATCCCCCAGCACTATGACCTCGCCGCCAATGCCTGCGACCAGTTCGGCGATCTCTTCAAACTGGTTCTGGCGGACGACGGGTTTGAGCGAAAAATGAGCGAACAGCACCGTCAAACCCGTATCCATCTCGATACGGTAGATCAGGCGTTTGGTGCCATGGCGAAAATAGAGACGGGAAAACGGATAGGCTGCGCGCGCCAGAAAGCCGTTGCTTTTGCCCTCGTGGAACGGCAGGCGCGAAAACGGGCTGCCCTCACCATATTTGTCGGCAATATCAAAGGTGTCGTACTGGGCGCATTGCAAGGCCTTGATCTGGTTAAAAAAACCTGAATGGAGTGATCCCCGGTCAACCTCGACCAGACAGCACAGGTCAGGTTTTTCAGCCTCCATGATCTGGCGGAACTGCGCCAGCACCCGGCGTTGCTGCGCGGGGGCCTGATACAGGTGGCGATAGACGCGCGTAACGTGGTGATACAGGCTGCCGCTGATGCCGGTCGCATAACCCAGATTGCTGAACAGAATTTTCATCTTACAAAGCCTGAGAGATCATGGCGCCAAGCCGCCCGATCAGCCGGTTGTGCCAACGTGTTTTCACGACTGTGGCTGATCCGGCGGGCAGGGCATGACGGCAATCTTCTTCAAACTGTGCGGCCAGCAAAGCCACATCGCCAGGATCGCGCATCACCAGATTACATTCGCGGTTCAGGATCAGGCTTAAGTGATCAAAGTTGCAACTGCCAAGGGTCGCCCAATCGTCGTCGATTACGGCGTATTTAGCGTGTAGCACCGTCGGCTGATAAAGACGCACGTCATAGTCCAGCCGCCGCCACTGCCCCAGCAGAGCATGGGTGATGAGATCGGCTATGGCGACATCGGTATGTTGCGACAGTAGAAGACTGATCTTGACCCCGCGGCCTTGCGCATCTCTGAGGGCACGGCGCAGGCGCTTGGGCGGAAAGAAATAAGGTGTGGCCAGCCGGATCGAATGGCGGGCCGTCATAATGGCGGCCAACAGTGCCTCATAAAGCGGCCGCTGTCCGCCCTTGGGGTTTTGCGCCAGATAAACCCCGCCGCGATTGCCGCCGATGATGCCCGGATCACCGTCCAGTTGCCCGTCATCCAGATCGCGCCACAGTACATCAAAATCGCGTCGGGCGGCGATGGCAGCCGGGCCTTCGAGGGCGACCATAGTGTCGCGCCAGTGGCGCATATACTCGGCCATGCACATGCTGCCGAGATAGGTTGCGCTATCATCGACATGCAGCAATTTGGCGTGGGTTCGCGGAAACAGGCCCCCGATCCGCACAAAGCGACGCGGCTTCTGCATATGATAGAATATGACTTTGGCACCGGATTTGCGGGTTTCGTCCAGCACCTTACTGGTCAGCAGGGTGCGGCTGCCGAACGCATCCAGCACAATGCGCACCTTGACCCCTTCACGCGCTTTGCGGGCCAGAAGGCCCAAAAAGCGCTGTCCGACCTCATCGTCGCGCACGATGTACTGTTCGAAATCAATGCAGGTGGTGGCCTGTTCACAGGCCTGCGCCATCGCGGCCCAGGCGTCAGCACTTTTCAGGTAAAACTTCATAGCGGATAAACCTTCATCGCCTGAGCCTATCCGTACTCTGATTAAAAACACATAGTCTTTTAGCTACTCCCGCCGTTCCGGGCCTGTGCGCGATCTGGCCTTTTCGCCAAAGCCTTCGATCGCCAGCAACAGCCAGGACGCATCGTCATGCAGCTTAAAGCGCGTATGCTTGATGCCGTGGGGATCGTCGGTCTCGATGCGGCGCAGTTCAGAGATGATGGTATCGTCTTCTCCGGCAATCAGGCGGCGCTTAATGTCGTGCAGGCCGCCAATGACATAGTTTTCCCACAGGTCGTAAAATCCGTCGGTAGCCAGCAAAATATAGCTGATATCGGCGGCCTTAAGATATTCGGTTTTCAGCCCCTCAAGGCAGACCGGATCAAGCGTCAGCACCCAGTATCCATCGGGTGTGTTCATCAGGGCGCGGTTCTGCCGCAGGACTGGATTGATCTCTTCGCGGGCGGCCTTAAGATCAGGCTCGGCCTGCTGAGCCTGCACCTTACGCAGGGCCTCTAACGCGCTGTTGTCGAGCGCTTCCAGCGGGCCGCCACCGTACACCTTATAGCCGCCGACTTTGTCAAACACATAGGCCTTCACATCGGCCAGATGCGACAATTCCACATCCTCACCATTAACCCGCACCAGCGACAAACCGGCGGATGGCCTTGCAAAGGCTTCAAGGTCGGCGTTGTGGGTGGCACGTCTATAACCTTCACCGACCGCTTCGATGGCGTGGCTTAAAGCATCGAGTGTGTCGACTTCCGGGTCGTTGGTAAAGGTTTCGGTCAGAAAGCCGGACATCGCCCCGACCAGCCATTCGGCGTCCGTCTTATCGCTGAATTTGGAGGGCCCAAGTCCGGTTGCCCCATCCATCAACCACGCCGCGTCGCCGACGTAGCCCAGACGGTCTTCATTACGCGGGTTCCCGGCATAGGAACCTTCGGACAGGATTTTAAGATGGGTTGTCATGGTCTGCGCCTCCTTACGCGTTGGCCTGAGACGGGGTCGGGTGGTATTTTAACCTAAATCTCTGCGCGCGTCACCGTGATCACATCGCCGTTGAAAAATTCGATACTTCAAAAGCGCGTCATAAAAGCCACAGGGCAGGTTTTGTTAAAAGACTGAAATATATGAATTTTGTGAAAAACAATCCGCAGACTGATAATTGTTTAATTAACAATATTTATATTGCGCTGCCAAAAAACATGTGTGAGCCTGTGGGTTCTCCAAGAGCTGAACCCAAGGCTGCATAAGCAGTCAGTGATCCCGCGCAACCTTTTGCGTGTGCGAGTTTGTGCGTCCAAAATGGGTCTGGGTTTGGCATGGGTTTGTTGTGTTCAGGGGATAGATTTATGACGACACATAAAAGAGTGACAGGGAAAGCCGGAATTCATCTGGCTTTATTGGCGACGGCTTCGGTCGCAGCGCTAAACATGGGTGCTGCCTTGCCCGCCATGGCGCAGGAAGATCCGGCCGCCGATGTAACGGAGGTGATTGTCACCGCCACCCGCCGCGCCACCAGCGTGCAAAAAGTGCCCTATAATATTTCGGTTATTGGGGCCAGTGACCTCAGCACCAAGGGCATTACCGAGCTGTCTGAACTTTCGCGCGCGATACCGGGATTGTCTGTGCGCGATGTCGGCTCACGCGATGATGCCTCCATCATCCTGCGCGGCCTGTCGGTCGATCCGCTGCGGGCCTCAACCCTGGGCGATAACGGCTCGGTGGCGACCTATATCAATGACACGCCGGTCACCAACCAGCCCAAGATATTCGACATCGAACGCGTCGAAGTGCTGCGCGGGCCGCAGGGCACACTCTATGGCTCCGGCTCATTGGGCGGGGCGATCCGCTATATCGTGGCCGATCCGAAGATGAAGTTTGAGGCCTCTGCCGGTGGCAAGGTGTACCAGATCAGTGAAGCCGATGACGTCTCATACGAAGTCAACGGCATGATCAATATGCCGCTGGTCGAAGACAAACTAGCCGTGCGGGTTGCTGCGCAGTACCTTGATGACTCAGGCTTTACCGATTATCCGTTTGTTCTGACTGGCCCCAAGACCGACCTCGATTTCGAACAGCGCACCACGGCGCGGGCATCGCTTCTGTGGACGCCGACTGAGAATTTCGAGGCGACCTTAAGCTACTATACCGACAATTCTAAATCCGGTGGCCGCACCGGCGGCAATCCCGGTTTTGCCCTGCTGCCGCCCGCCGATGGCACCGGCGATGGCTACAGCCACTCCTATCCGTCTTATAACTATGCGGCCAATGCTGGTAAGGTTTTGGGCGATTACGATATCGGTCTGCGCTTCGAAGAACCCTATTCGATGCACTATCAGTTAACCGCCTTAGAGATGAAATATGATCTGGGCTTTGCCGATTTGATTTCTTCGACGTCTTACACCAAAAAAACCGGCCTTGGGCATCGTGACCAGACCGACCTGTTGTTGGGCTTAGGCTTCGGCTACGAAAGCTATCCCGATTTCCGCTCATTCACGACCGAGCTTGATGATTTCGAGTCCGCCGTGCAGGAACTGCGGCTGGTGTCCAGTGACGGCGGCAGCTTTGATTATGTGGCTGGCCTCTACTATGCCAACGAAGGCACCTGGGGCACATCGTCGGAATATACGCCGGGCTTCACCCAGTTTATCGGGGCGACGCGTACCGATGATCTGGAATATTTCGCCAAGTCTGATGTGCTCTACAGCGAGTGGGCGGCGTTTGGTGAACTGACTTGGCATATTAATGATGCGTGGCAGGTCACCGGGGGGGCGCGGGCCTTTAAGCTGATTGAAAAATCGACCGAATGTACTGCCTTGCCGCTTTATGAGGATCCCAATTCGTCGGCGATCAATTGCTCGGATTCGGTCGGTAAATCGACAGTCGAAGACACGATCTATAAGCTGAATACCTCCTATCAGTGGACGCCGGATGTGATGGTTTACGGCACCTTCTCACAAGGGTTCCGCCGCGGCGGGGTTAACTTGCTGCCGAGCGGCGGCCAGTTTGTGGGCATTATCGACGCGCAGCGCCAGTATGCACCGGACACCGTCGATAACTACGAAATCGGCGTGCGCTCGCAATGGTTTGACCGTAAGCTGACGGTCAATGCCGCCCTGTTCAACATCAAGTGGCAGGACGTGCAGTTGTCTTCCTTGGCACCGGGTAATCTGCCGATCATCGCCAATGCCGGTGAAGCCAATTCCAAGGGTGTTGAGCTGGAAACCCTGTGGAGGGCGACCGATGCCCTGACCCTGAGCTTTGGTTATGCCTACACCAATGCCAAGATCAGCGAAGACTTCACGCCGGTTGACGATGGCGGCACACCCGATGACACATCCGACGACAGCTTTGTGTCGGAATTCTATGATGGCACAACCCTACCCGGTACGCCGGAGCAGCAGGTGTCGCTGGCTGCGGATTATATGCTGCCGTTCGGTGACTATGGGCCAATGACGCTCCATGCCGACTATTCCTATTCGTCAGGTATCACCACCTCGGCCGAGCCGATCAAGAACGGATCGCCCAACCTCGACTATGCCGAACTGAAAGGGTTCAGCCAGACCAATCTGTCGTTCGGCTGGGAGCCTATGGATACTGTCGGCGTCAAGCTGTTCGTCAACAATGTCTTTGATGAATATGCCTATGTCGCCCAGCAGGGTGAGGCCACCTACGGCCTTCAGGGTAAGTTCTTTATCCCGATCCGTCCGCGTGTCATCGGCGTATCGATCAACAAAAAGTTCTGATCATAATCCGTTTGTTTAAAGTAACCTCCTGCCTATGATGGCAGGAGGTTTTTCTATGGATGCTTATGACGACGCTTAATGCTCATGCCGATAATCTGATCGCGCAGGCGGCCACCGCCCGAAGGCGGGGCGATCTGAAAACCGCGATAGCCGCAGCGCGTCAGGCGACCGAGTTGGCCCCTGATCGGCTGGATGGCTGGTATATCTGGGGCACCACGGCCATGATGGCGCAGGCGTTCAATGAGGCCGAGCAGGTGCTGGCCGAAGGCGCGCGACGCGCACCGGCCAATACGCCGGCGCAGGGCCGGTTTTGGGTGCAGAGAGCGCGGGCGCTGGTGACACTGGGGCGGGGTCGTGAGACCTGCGAAGTGGTGAGGGATGCCCTGAACTGCGGCCTGACCGATGGGGCCAGTTTGAATATCCTTGGCACGGCCTTATCGCAGGCGGGGCGGCCCGAAGATGCCGTGCCGCTGCTGGAAGTGGCGGTGCGCTCTGACCCCAAGGTAGCCGATTACTGGTATAATCTTGGTGGGGTGCAGCAATTTCTGGGCGATTTGGACGCCGCTGAATATAGCTATGAACGGGCAGTGGCGGCGGGTGATCATTTTTCCGCTCATCTGGGGCTGGCGAGGTTGAAAAAGTGGTCAGCGGATAGCCACCACATCGACCGACTCAAGGCTCTGAAACCGACAAGCGTGATTGACACAGCCCGCCTGAACTATTCGCTGTTTAAGGAACATGATGATCTGGGCGATCCTGCTCAGGCATGGGGTTATCTGCAAACCGGGGCAAAGGCCGCGCAGCAGGTCTATCCGTGGGACGCCACTGAGGAAGCCGCGATTGTGGATGCCTGGCGGACGCATATTTCGTATCCGCCCGCCGCCGCACAGACTGACCATCGGCCGCGTCGGATTTTCATTGTCGGCCTGCCGCGATCGGGCACGACCCTGGTTGAGCGCATCCTGACCGCCCATTCGGATGTGCAGGCTCTGGGGGAACTGCAAACCTTCGGGTTGGGCGTCAAACATGGCTCAGGGGCACCGGGGCGCAACCTGTTGGATGCGGGCACCATTTCGGCGGCGGCAGCCACTGACCCCAAAATTTTTGCGCAATATTATGATGCGGAAACGGCTTATCTGCATAACGGGGCGGGCCATACGATTGATAAGCTGCCGCACAATCATGACTATGTCGGTCTGATCCTACGGGCCTGGCCTGATGCCCTGATTATCCATGTCCGACGCGACCCGATGGATTCGCTGTTCGGGGCCTATAAACTGTTGTTCGCCCATGCCCACCGCTGGTCCTACAGTCTTGATGATCTGGCCGCTCACTATGGCCACTACCGTACGCTGATGGATCATTGGCAGGCGTTTGGGGTGATCGACGTAAAGCTTGAGACCCTGATCGAGTGTCCGGAATTTGAAATCCGGCGGTTGCTTAAGGCCTGCGACCTGCCGTTTGAGGACGCCTGCCTGTCGCCACACGAAGCCCAAGGGGCGGTGGCGACCGCCAGTTCGGCTCAGGTGCGCAAACCCATCAACCGCGAAGGGGTGAGTGCGTGGAGGCGGTATGAAGAGCAACTGTCACCCCTGCGTGATCGGCTTGAAAAATCGGGTTTGATCTGAACCTTTGGGCGTGGTGGCGCGTATCAGGTTCATGTCACTCACAAACCAACATATCTGGCTGATTGGCGCCAGCACCGGTATCGGCGCGCAACTGGCGCGTGATCTGGCCGCCGCGGGCGCGAAATTATCCCTGTCGTCGCGGGATCAGACCAAGCTTGAGGCGCTAAAATCCGAACTGAAAGGCGACGGCCACGGCGTCTACCCGCTTGATGTGACACAGCAAACCTCTGTTGATCTGGCCTGGGCGGCGCTCAATAAGGCCAGAGGTATGCCCGACATGGTCATCTATAATGCCGG encodes:
- a CDS encoding GntR family transcriptional regulator; the encoded protein is MSFIEAVGRLHKEDPAPLYLQLQKVLREAIKNRIILAEDAIPPERDLAEDFEVSRITVRKAIDGLVSEGLLTRRRGAGTFVATRVDKSLFKLSSFSEDMISRGRKPHSVWVSKSAGAVTPEEALSLGLSPGSLVYRFHRIRYADDATMALEYSTIPGYCLPSIEAVHNSLYEALERAGHRPVRALQRLRAISFTSDQAETLGIRAGDPGLFIERRGFLSDGRAAEFTQSYYRGDVYDVIVELNDI
- a CDS encoding BadF/BadG/BcrA/BcrD ATPase family protein — translated: MKPIMFYIGIDGGGTKCRARLRAEAPSGLTGDGALLGEGVGGSANIRLGLDLIWTHILDAIDGALAQAHLTRAIFSDTSLGLGLAGITTATDCERTIAAGPRFAFANAATDAHAACLGAFSGRDGAIMITGTGSAGYAWVGGRGHAVGGWGFEVNDDASAAVLGREAIRAALHGFDGLAPHTAFTRAVMAHFGGHPSDVVKWATVARPGDYGTLAPMIMSHAADGDLIAVGIVERAAQDLGKYLARLNEIGAPKICLVGGMADALTPWLAPWTRSVLAVPEHDAIEGAILLAQGAPNGMDVETVMS
- a CDS encoding tetratricopeptide repeat-containing sulfotransferase family protein; the encoded protein is MTTLNAHADNLIAQAATARRRGDLKTAIAAARQATELAPDRLDGWYIWGTTAMMAQAFNEAEQVLAEGARRAPANTPAQGRFWVQRARALVTLGRGRETCEVVRDALNCGLTDGASLNILGTALSQAGRPEDAVPLLEVAVRSDPKVADYWYNLGGVQQFLGDLDAAEYSYERAVAAGDHFSAHLGLARLKKWSADSHHIDRLKALKPTSVIDTARLNYSLFKEHDDLGDPAQAWGYLQTGAKAAQQVYPWDATEEAAIVDAWRTHISYPPAAAQTDHRPRRIFIVGLPRSGTTLVERILTAHSDVQALGELQTFGLGVKHGSGAPGRNLLDAGTISAAAATDPKIFAQYYDAETAYLHNGAGHTIDKLPHNHDYVGLILRAWPDALIIHVRRDPMDSLFGAYKLLFAHAHRWSYSLDDLAAHYGHYRTLMDHWQAFGVIDVKLETLIECPEFEIRRLLKACDLPFEDACLSPHEAQGAVATASSAQVRKPINREGVSAWRRYEEQLSPLRDRLEKSGLI
- a CDS encoding TonB-dependent receptor, which gives rise to MTTHKRVTGKAGIHLALLATASVAALNMGAALPAMAQEDPAADVTEVIVTATRRATSVQKVPYNISVIGASDLSTKGITELSELSRAIPGLSVRDVGSRDDASIILRGLSVDPLRASTLGDNGSVATYINDTPVTNQPKIFDIERVEVLRGPQGTLYGSGSLGGAIRYIVADPKMKFEASAGGKVYQISEADDVSYEVNGMINMPLVEDKLAVRVAAQYLDDSGFTDYPFVLTGPKTDLDFEQRTTARASLLWTPTENFEATLSYYTDNSKSGGRTGGNPGFALLPPADGTGDGYSHSYPSYNYAANAGKVLGDYDIGLRFEEPYSMHYQLTALEMKYDLGFADLISSTSYTKKTGLGHRDQTDLLLGLGFGYESYPDFRSFTTELDDFESAVQELRLVSSDGGSFDYVAGLYYANEGTWGTSSEYTPGFTQFIGATRTDDLEYFAKSDVLYSEWAAFGELTWHINDAWQVTGGARAFKLIEKSTECTALPLYEDPNSSAINCSDSVGKSTVEDTIYKLNTSYQWTPDVMVYGTFSQGFRRGGVNLLPSGGQFVGIIDAQRQYAPDTVDNYEIGVRSQWFDRKLTVNAALFNIKWQDVQLSSLAPGNLPIIANAGEANSKGVELETLWRATDALTLSFGYAYTNAKISEDFTPVDDGGTPDDTSDDSFVSEFYDGTTLPGTPEQQVSLAADYMLPFGDYGPMTLHADYSYSSGITTSAEPIKNGSPNLDYAELKGFSQTNLSFGWEPMDTVGVKLFVNNVFDEYAYVAQQGEATYGLQGKFFIPIRPRVIGVSINKKF
- a CDS encoding phospholipase D-like domain-containing protein: MKFYLKSADAWAAMAQACEQATTCIDFEQYIVRDDEVGQRFLGLLARKAREGVKVRIVLDAFGSRTLLTSKVLDETRKSGAKVIFYHMQKPRRFVRIGGLFPRTHAKLLHVDDSATYLGSMCMAEYMRHWRDTMVALEGPAAIAARRDFDVLWRDLDDGQLDGDPGIIGGNRGGVYLAQNPKGGQRPLYEALLAAIMTARHSIRLATPYFFPPKRLRRALRDAQGRGVKISLLLSQHTDVAIADLITHALLGQWRRLDYDVRLYQPTVLHAKYAVIDDDWATLGSCNFDHLSLILNRECNLVMRDPGDVALLAAQFEEDCRHALPAGSATVVKTRWHNRLIGRLGAMISQAL
- a CDS encoding endonuclease/exonuclease/phosphatase family protein, with product MKILFSNLGYATGISGSLYHHVTRVYRHLYQAPAQQRRVLAQFRQIMEAEKPDLCCLVEVDRGSLHSGFFNQIKALQCAQYDTFDIADKYGEGSPFSRLPFHEGKSNGFLARAAYPFSRLYFRHGTKRLIYRIEMDTGLTVLFAHFSLKPVVRQNQFEEIAELVAGIGGEVIVLGDFNTLGGLGELDSLLAGGRLRLLNRRDEATFTFHQWQHTLDLCLYTPGLETRLDLSIIPQPFSDHAGLLVNID
- a CDS encoding copper homeostasis protein CutC, with protein sequence MTAIWHEICVDSPAGFIAAVEGGADRIELCLGLSVGGAVYAVDGLEIVTAMVERAAGQRPNLYSPKVRHGLKTAAE
- a CDS encoding protein phosphatase 2C domain-containing protein; the protein is MTTHLKILSEGSYAGNPRNEDRLGYVGDAAWLMDGATGLGPSKFSDKTDAEWLVGAMSGFLTETFTNDPEVDTLDALSHAIEAVGEGYRRATHNADLEAFARPSAGLSLVRVNGEDVELSHLADVKAYVFDKVGGYKVYGGGPLEALDNSALEALRKVQAQQAEPDLKAAREEINPVLRQNRALMNTPDGYWVLTLDPVCLEGLKTEYLKAADISYILLATDGFYDLWENYVIGGLHDIKRRLIAGEDDTIISELRRIETDDPHGIKHTRFKLHDDASWLLLAIEGFGEKARSRTGPERRE